From the genome of Amphiura filiformis unplaced genomic scaffold, Afil_fr2py scaffold_21, whole genome shotgun sequence, one region includes:
- the LOC140143397 gene encoding uncharacterized protein, with protein MLYSWEKTRDIFIAGDFNQPNIDWDLSAVKVDHQYCKRTADKLLEVITEHGLEQLVRKPTRKQNTLDLILTNNTNIVSEVSVEGGLSDHDIVVAKLNLSIQRKRIPKRKVFIRSKADVAGLKEDMENLQQEYFANSSLHSPQQKWEKIEQDLKDSMERRANHRRLSRKKQRAYNKAKITGKNSDWEIFLNLQKEFKTELNKARRSHVSDQLDNDLKNNNKSFWSFIKKLRKDDVGVADLKIDDKVISDSKEKAEALSKQFSSVFTQEDTSSVPDLESDISNINRLIINQDGVLKLLKNLEPGKAPGPDEIPPWVVKTVAEELSPILTDLFQSSLDTGIVPTQWKEANITSIYKKGDKSNPENYRPVSLTSIVCKVLEHIVHSHVMKHLEKFNILSDNQHGFRAKRSTETQLIQTADDLAKSIDLGETTHMAILDFSKAFDKVPHQRLLVKLHHYGIRGNLLQWFGNFLIGRTQQVVCNGEASVPVPVLSGVPQGTVLGPLLFLLYINDLPDNLQCKSRLFADDCVVYSSGKSEEHLCKLQRDLLQLQKWQNKWLMEFNPTKCYIMKISNKRKPPTTSFSFCGQVLKEASSHPYLGVELDSGLKWDAHRDKIIKKANRTIGFLRRNLWFCTKEVKTTAYEMLVRPILEYSSVVWDPHYEKDIKKLEMIQRRAARFCMNDYGQQSSVTDMLNILEWDTLRERRRKSRLHMMFKIDNNLVGINKDQYITPAVDSRTRGSHNKKIQEASANTNIYKFSYFPRTTRDWNRLTETTVTLPSLEAFKKQIKDTSN; from the exons ATGCTTTATTCTTGGGAAAAAACACG CGACATCTTCATCGCAGGTGATTTTAATCAGCCTAACATTGACTGGGACTTATCTGCAGTCAAAGTAGACCATCAATACTGCAAAAGAACTGCTGATAAACTGTTGGAAGTAATAACTGAGCACGGTCTTGAACAACTTGTTCGCAAACCAACCAGAAAACAAAATACTCTGGATTTGATACTCACTAATAACACAAATATTGTTAGTGAAGTGTCAGTAGAAGGAGGACTCAGTGATCATGACATTGTTGTTGCTAAACTCAACCTGAGTATTCAGCGTAAAAGAATCCCTAAAAGGAAAGTCTTCATTAGATCAAAAGCTGATGTTGCTGGCCTGAAGGAAGACATGGAGAATCTTCAACAAGAATACTTTGCCAACTCATCGCTCCATTCACCCCAACAAAAATGGGAGAAGATTGAACAAGACTTGAAGGACTCTATGGAAAGACGCGC GAATCATCGCAGATTGAGTCGCAAGAAACAGAGGGCATATAACAAAGCTAAGATAACAGGAAAAAACAGTGACTGGGAAATTTTCCTGAACCTTCAGAAAGAATTCAAAACAGAACTCAATAAAGCTAGACGATCTCATGTCTCAGACCAGCTAGACAATGACTTGAAGAATAACAACAAATCCTTTTGGTCCTTCATCAAAAAACTCCGCAAAGATGATGTGGGTGTAGCAGATCTAAAGATTGATGATAAGGTCATCAGTGACAGCAAGGAGAAAGCAGAGGCTTTAAGCAAGCAATTTTCCAGTGTATTTACTCAAGAGGACACGTCATCAGTCCCTGATTTGGAAAGTGATATCTCCAACATCAACCGGCTGATTATCAATCAAGATGGAGTACTGAAGCTGTTAAAGAACCTTGAGCCCGGCAAAGCGCCAGGACCAGATGAGATTCCACCTTGGGTAGTAAAAACTGTTGCTGAGGAGCTGTCACCTATTCTGACTGATCTGTTCCAATCGTCTCTAGACACAGGAATCGTACCAACCCAGTGGAAAGAGGCTAACATCACCAGTATCTACAAAAAAGGGGATAAATCCAACCCAGAAAATTACCGGCCAGTATCCCTTACGAGCATAGTCTGCAAGGTGCTGGAGCATATAGTGCACTCCCACGTCATGAAACATCTGGAGAAGTTTAACATCTTATCTGATAATCAACATGGCTTCCGTGCTAAAAGATCTACAGAAACCCAGCTGATCCAGACGGCAGATGACTTGGCGAAAAGCATTGACCTTGGTGAAACAACACACATGGCAATACTTGACTTTTCAAAAGCATTTGACAAGGTACCACATCAGAGACTACTTGTCAAGCTCCATCACTATGGAATCAGGGGTAATCTACTCCAGTGGTTTGGTAACTTTCTGATTGGGAGAACCCAGCAAGTTGTTTGCAACGGAGAGGCATCTGTACCAGTACCAGTTCTATCAGGAGTGCCTCAGGGTACAGTGCTAGGGCCACTGCTCTTTCTGCTTTATATCAATGACTTACCAGATAATCTCCAATGCAAATCAAGATTATTTGCAGATGATTGTGTTGTGTACTCATCGGGAAAGTCTGAAGAACACCTTTGTAAGCTTCAAAGAGATCTCCTTCAACTGCAAAAATGGCAGAACAAATGGTTGATGGAGTTTAACCCTACAAAATGTTATATCATGAAAATTTCCAACAAGAGGAAACCTCCAACAACAAGCTTCAGCTTCTGTGGTCAAGTCTTGAAAGAAGCCTCATCTCATCCTTATCTGGGAGTAGAGCTGGACAGCGGTCTCAAATGGGATGCCCATAGAGACAAAATAATCAAGAAAGCCAACAGAACCATTGGATTTCTGAGAAGGAACTTATGGTTCTGCACCAAAGAGGTGAAAACCACAGCATACGAAATGCTTGTGCGTCCAATATTGGAGTACAGTAGCGTAGTATGGGATCCCCACTATGAGAAAGATATCAAAAAGTTGGAGATGATCCAGAGAAGAGCTGCACGCTTCTGTATGAACGACTATGGGCAGCAGAGTAGTGTGACTGATATGCTGAATATCCTAGAATGGGACACCTtgagagaaagaagaagaaaaagtcgCCTTCATATGATGTTCAAAATTGACAATAACCTGGTGGGGATCAACAAAGACCAGTACATCACTCCAGCAGTAGACAGTAGGACCAGAGGCAGTCACAACAAGAAAATCCAAGAAGCATCTGCCAACACCAACATATACAAGTTCTCCTACTTTCCT